Genomic segment of Benincasa hispida cultivar B227 chromosome 1, ASM972705v1, whole genome shotgun sequence:
GATGAATTTATGATATTTCGGAGTAGTTGGTTTCTAATGCTTTTAAGATACTTTATCCTTAAACTTGGAAAAATGTAGAAGTTGCAATacttatttaatatatggtCCAAATAAAGGGAATTGAAAGAACATGGtcataaaaataagtaaatcttaactaataaaaaaaacttttactaTCGATCACACATGCATGTTGTGAAGAAAAAGTACAAATGAAACctatacatatatgtttaaaaaaGCAAAATGAGAATAAACTGACGTATAATTTAAGTGACATATACTCTCTTCCCATCAGGTTCAAGGTTTAAATATCTGCACCATCCTTTTAGATAGAGGGAACAAAAGTTCACGCACCATCCGTTGTAAAAAAATGAGCAATCTCAATATACTTTTCGTAAATTGGTAATTTACGATAATTATGTAATTTATTAGGATCATTTTGGTCATTATACTATATATTTATCATACTTTTATTCATCGTATTTATCATCATCGAAGTTTGGTCGATGTACTTTCAACGATCTTTAATTTAGCAACTCAAAactaatttcgataaaattgattaaataataatgataattttcATGCATGAAAAACAAACAAGTGGGAAATATATTGCCAAAATTTGTAAAGGTAATGCCGATAAagactttttcttttgaattaaaaaaaattagctaaaaataatagggactaaatttaaacattaaaaaaaaaaataaaaaactaaaatggaaTGAAACtgaaaaagtatattttaacccttttttaaaaattttcgtGGATTTACCTTAACGGGCCTATTTGATGGGTCGGGACTCCAACTAAGCCCAACAAACCCAAATCCAAACAAAGGGCTAAAAGCCCAAATACTCAAGCCCAATTGCTAAACAAATTGGACCGGAGACCACGTAATCTGGTGGGGCTATATAATCAGCCGGAGAAAACCTAGGGTTTTCCCGCTTGGCCGTTCAGTCTCTACATCAGCGTCTCTCTAGTGGTGTCCTCGTTGCGTCAAAGCCTTAACAATGGTACTCATCCTTTATTTCatgtttccttttcttctttactttctGAAGTTCCGAAGGCGAAAAAGTTGTATGTAGTCCATGGGGTTTAATTTCCGAGAGACTAATGAACTAGAATCGAAAACTCGAGGCTAATTCTTCTGTTTAACGAAGCATTGGAAAGGAAAATAAGTCATTAGTTTGCTTTATGGTAGCGGATTATCGATTTGATTTCATGGGTATTTCATAGTTAAGATTAGTTTAATGTAAGAGAAGTGGTTTAAGCAATTTGTGGTTCTacattttttcattaatttgttAAATATTCACCATCGATTTAGTTTCAGCACTCTTTGCGGAGAGAACTGATTAGAATTTCGGAAATCCTTTTGAGCGAGGctttatgttttatattatcTTTATTATACGTGTTCTGGAACGATTATTAGATCTCTCTAACGTGTGTTTGTATTTCCTGTATAATCACAGACGAAAAGAACCAAGAAGGCTGGCATTGTCGGCAAATACGGTATGTACCAGCGTCTTATGTTTTTATTTACAGTGAAATAGAATTTTGTACTCTCTATGTTAGAGCAACGAGTGAAAGTGGAACTGTGGAGTTAATGGGATTCCTGTGTGACGGTTTATAAATCATGTTCTATGACATTCAAAGATGGTTTTGTCAGCTGTGCTATAATTTTTTAAGTAATCGGTAGCTTTCTAGGAGCCTCCTATTCCTCTATCCTGCAACGTGTTTGATCCACTCATACACTTTTGCATCATCATGCCGTGTATTTATGTTTGTAATTTGTTTGTGTCTTTTGTAACAGGTACCAGATATGGTGCTAGTTTGAGGAAGCAGATTAAGAAGATGGAAGTCAGTCAGCACAGCAAATACTTCTGCGAGTTCTGCGGAAAGGTTAGTGTCTTTATAAAGCATATAATTTACTGCTAATTGGTGGTTAGTTTCACGGTGAATGAGGGAATAATTTGCTCTTAGTATAATTGTCTAGTTTTTATTTACATGGAATATGAATGATGGATACCGACAAATATTCCCAtaaaatgtcaaatgattggATTGATGTACGTTTTTAGCTCTTTATAGAAAATTACTTGCTATCAGTATATAATTCTCAAAACGTTTGGTAAATGTTGACATTTCCATGAGCTTATGGATGCTAAACTATAAAGTgtctgtttggattgactttttaAGTGCTTGAGAAAACTGTTTTAAACTTAGAAAGTCATTCCAAATAGGTCAGAAAACATTTACGTGTTGATgtaaaatttgattataatcAATGATTGCTGGAAGGCTGTTGGATTTATATCTCCTAAAGGAATGTAGAATTATTGGattgataaatatattttttccctTGATAGAAAGGACAATagtttttagtatttttatcaTATTGgtgatttttttcttcataattCTTGAAACTTTTGTTAAATCTCGTTGAcatatctattttattttgtgaaaattgaCCTTAAACCACTCAAATTTATGGAaatgcaatgaaaacatctgaTTGTCGATGATAATTTTATTCTATGGCTCTAATCAATGATTGCTGTTTCAAACCCTCATACAGTATGCTGTGAAGAGGAAGGCTGTTGGGATATGGGGGTGCAAGGACTGTGGAAAGGTGAAAGCCGGAGGTGCCTACACATTGAAGTGAGTACAGTTGATTCTTGTTTTTCAATGATGTATTTGTGATTTTAAATTCTGTTCAAGGTTTTGATttctcttataaaaaaaaaaggttttgatTTCTGtatctttgttttgttttgggCAGCACTGCGAGTGCGGTGACTGTTAGGAGCACAATCCGAAGGTTGAGGGAGCAGACTGAGAGTTGAGTtagatttatattttgttttcctTCTGTCTTGAGTTAAATTACCGGTTTGATAGTGTAGAGTTCTTGGAAGAAGATTGTTCTGAGCAATTTGTGTACTCATTTAACTTTATTTCAAGTTGAGACTCCAGAGCTTTTATTGAACTAGCTCTGCTCTTTGAGCCAGATTATTTGAAACTATCATGGATTTTTGAGACATATCTCTACTTTTTGGCCCGTCTTCaaaaaatttattgttttcaaTCGTTATCAGACTTTAGATATAGGAGTGCTGTCACCTAGAGAAAAATCGGTCGAGAAGGAGAAAATATTGCTAGCTTGTTTATGTATTTTCATTTCTTGTTAGTTGATATTATTGGGTGTTGGACCACTGTTTTAATTTTTGATATCTTGAGGGCATGTTTAGATTGGCTAGAGTATTTTTTTCCCCTGAAaagtttgtttttgaaaatctattttgagTACTTGTTAAatactataatttttttcaaaataacttattttcaagATTaggcacttgaaaagttcaattcAAATGCATCAAATACACCTTGAGTGAAGTGTCTGATTGGTATTTTAGATTCCTAAAAATTATTATCCTTGATTGACGCTGTcggtttttttaatttattattattattattttttattcttaactTGGTTTGGTTTTTATAAATTCCAGTGGAAAGGCAATAAAAACATAGGAAGTTTGGTTTTTATAAATTCCAGTGGAAAGGCAATAAAAACATAGGAAGTTATGAATGGTAGGAGTCATAAGTTCTGTAGATTTGGTCTTGAATTCTCACCTTATATGTTATAACTTTTGGTTAAGTTGTAAATTTTGGTATTTAGAGAAGGTTAGAATATAGGTCTTTATGGTGTATCAAAATTTCGTAAATGGTTGTTCTGTTGTGATAATttgcataaatattttctatcacCGAGTTTTATTATACCATAgggttaaattttaattataaattgtaaGGACTAAGAGGGTATTTGAGGTaaagagttggttattatagttgaattataatagtttgtatttgtgGTATAGATTATTtctagtttgggttataatagttgtgtttgaggtttaaattattttagcttgagaaatattttatcaaagaataaaaatgatgatgaatgtaaaataggaaaaatggtagtaaataataaatactATAGCAAAagagggttttgaaatagtatgaTCGTAGACCTTGCAAGAAGTGGTTATTATCCTATTAGGATACTTGTCCTAAACATAATCTTAAAGGTTGACTTTCTCTCAAATATAGGCAAAATTTGCAGTTTAatcaagaaaatttaaaaagagtGTAAATGTACAAGTACTTTATTTGCTATTTTAATACTCAACAGTTCTAAGGTGCGATGAGACGGTGAAGGTGTAGCCTTCACAATATTTAGATCGAATGTGAGTTAATTGTCTCAACGAGGCATTGAATAAAGATCTGCTTCTTGTATAAAGACAATTTTCTTTTGCGTTTTAATCGAgcttaaaaaatttatagaagTTCTTTAAGTTTGTAAAAGTTGTTTTTACTACCCATCTAAATTATagatattgttattattattattattattattattatctttattgagattgataGGTGATACATGCCTTATGTGTGTTTATGAAAAACTtccatctctctctctttttttacgTTCCCTCTGTTCATGGAGGAAAACATAATAGTGATCATGGAGAGAGAGAACAAACCTAttgctaaaattttatttctatctCAGAGATTAGGAGTTAATTTCTATTAAAAACTTGAGGATACAAAAGATATAACTTTAAACACCAAAGGATCAAATCAATTTATTCTTGAAAACTAAAAGACAACAAAgatttcattttgttattttttttaaaaataagtgaAATGTGAGTTTCATCTAATTGAAGAAGAGGACTACATGGATGATGGTTGTTTAATTCATTTGAAACTAATTATTGATCCTCATAAAGGCGAAAGCCAAATTCGATTTTAGTGGAACGAGTCGTTTGAAGTATATGGCAATTGGAACGCCCCAGAAGCGGTAACAACGACAATAACTGTATACTTAACCTTCGCTGCTTGGTGGATGGGGTTGCCCCTAATGGCTTTCGGATATTTCAGTTGGGTATGTTTTTATTTACAGTGAAATGGAACTGCCACTCCCTATATTAGAGCCAGGGTCTTTAGATACATCGGTGTAAATATCGatatcaattaatatttttaaaaaattataaaaacaaaaattttaatagaaaaatactttttttttgttttttgtttttgcttttttaaatgagttaaatttttttattatttatatatatttacattttgttgctttttttattattattttttctaatgttTCATGTGTATTTTTTGTTTAACGTTATGATGGAAATGTAGATTCACCATTCAACCTTTATGTTTATGTCGACTCATGGATATATGGTAATATTGACACATCAACGAGAACTTCATACTATAATTCGAGTCCTTTTTCTTCGATTATGCTTGTGTTTATAATTGGTTTAGTTTACTAAGGTGAATAGAgtttaataaaactaattattacattTTTACTAAGTGTGAGTCCAATTAAACAaactaacaattttttttttgctaataattaatttaaacaataaattcacgcaaataaatttaattcaaaataatcaagaaaTTAATAATACTACTTTAAAACATCCAAATTgattataataaaaagattgaTATGAGATATGTAAAGATCAGTTCAACCGATCTAAATAAACATTaagcaattaatttaaggaacaaatattgtaattaatttcatgtaataaaatacaaattaattgtaaaattaaagtaggaaaggaatagagaaattaacATTGGAAATTTTAGTGGTTCGACAAAACcgacctacatccacttcctaagctcctcttgggtatgtcactaTGAACTTCACTCTTTCCATGACTTATAATCGAACCGCTACAATGTTCTTTTTTTCAAGAGTAAGAACGAACCAAATCCTTTCCACGAttgaggatcaaaccgttataACCACTCTTTTTAGGGATCAAGAGCAACCTTTACAATGAATTTAGAAATGAGGAACAATATAAGAAAAACTCTCTTGAAGAGAGATTTACAAGTTTTTGCTCACAACAAATCAATCCTCACAATACATAgatatctctctcaagaattagatgaaaagaagaaaattaaaacttagAGAGAATAACAATGGTGACTTTGAGTTATGAATGATtgaaaaataatgtaaaattgttgtattaatttggagaagaagagtGTTTAAATAGATGAGGATGGtgaaatacaaatttaatttgagtcATTGGATtttggtaaaagaaaattgaattgtGGAGTTTTGAACTCAACTAACagttagacacaaacaaaaaataataaaataatatatctattttaaaacccaccaaaaagCAAATGCGTtcaaaactagccgttagacccaaacataaaataatattaaatttatttttttaaaaaaccaatcaaaaaatcaaaaactcACCATGTGTCATTCTCCATTGCTCCAAGTGGCAAGTAACATATTTAAGTTGGTTTACTTTGTTGAGAAAAATTCttatcatgatttttcattaagcTTGTGTTGGCcatatcttcttcgtttgagATCTGATTTAGGTTATTCAAATTGCGTTAGAACCGTTCCTTTACACAATAGAtacttcaaaacactcaaattattaataaataaaagtaggtttgttattatcaaaatattaattaattaattaattaaaattaattaattttgattaagggtcaaaaagccaacaatctctCTACAAacttgagaaaaatgaaatccaAAGTAAATTTGATACGAAATATCTTCTTGATGTATAATTAACACACATAATTTCAATTCACTTGAATCAAGgaatatttttaatatcaacATGCTTTCATTTTTGTTATTACCTCTCCCCCTCttgaaatcaataaaaaaaggacaattaaggaaattaatatAAAGACATGAAAGGTTCTCCTAAAATCATGAACACatactattttgtatatttGTTCTCCTATCAATATGTTTTCGAAAATAAGCAACAACATTGTAGATTCAAAAGACATCATAAAGAACTAACAAAGCTCgagttaattttatttaagagcaatttcacaaatttctctctcttttaaaatcaattgaACGCTTCCCCTTAATAAGGGATAAAAAGACATTAGCACATAAGTGAACTTGAGATAGAAAtatcaaacaaaatttcaaataaaatttcacttcaaagATAAATACTCCCCTAAAAGTTTAAATAATATGCACAAGAGATGTATACAACACTAAAAGAATATGAGAATCAATTTCATTCATacataaaattcatataaaaatatataactctCCTTAAAGCCAACCATTCTCCTTCTAATAAGAAATCAATAAAGACTATGGAGATAACATTACaagaattttggactttaatgtcgttttaaaactgacattaaagatagtgttattaaagctctttaatgtcggttgtctttagtgtcggttttaaaccgacattgtaccagagttattgtccatttttttcaattattattcgTTTTCTGTAAATACCATGTCcgatttttcaattattgtccgtgtattcaatataattattgtccaatccatttttaatgtcggtcaaaaagttaaaaacgacatgTCCCTAAAACCAAGGTAATCAACTTGTccatgcacaaaataaattcttaatGCTTTCACAAATCCATAATAATAAAGTCACAAAAGAGGAATTGGATGATATTTAACTCTAACAAATTACCAAAACTCATAAGGGTTAACAtagcaaaaattaaaattttgttagatccaaacaacttttattgGTGTATCAAAAAAAGAGTGAGAATTTtacttttaaactataaaatataaactaaaactTGTAcataccccccccccccccccccccaataaaaaataaaaaaaaaatacacacacTTGTTGCCATTATATAGTGTTTTCCAAATAGTCATTCAATTGCTCCTTCGTTATATTCTCTACACCATCCACCACAGAGTTGATCGAAACCATGACTTCATGCAAGCagagaaaaataggaaaaacatATAATAAGAATTCAATTACTCCACACaaagaatttatgaaattcaagcTAGGGAGCTATGGAAAGACAGCATGGGAATTTATGATTTCGAGTATTCATTGGAATTTGCAAAGAAGGTTAAGATATCATGTTCTGTTATAAACAGCCACACAGAAGCTCGAGTCACATAATAAAATTCCAAAATATGTCAAAACATAAGCATAAGCATACGAAAGAAGATAtcttaatcattaattaaaacAATGACAATCTTTTGCAAGATTCAATATCCTTTTgttcaaaactaattttcaagaaaaacaaAGGATAAAGTAGTCATCTAGTTAaccaaaaagtcaaaatatAAGCAATAAAGACAAATGTCAAATAGATAGATATACATTCATTTCTCATAGTATTAAAACCAATAATTAGTATATTTCACCAGATCTCAAAATCTAACTATTCAAGACTGTTCAAGGGATATAATTTTCATAAAGATACCAAAAGAATAATTATCTCAATAATTCAAAAATATAGAAGTTACCAAATATGCAATTTCCTTTGTCGGATTCAAGTAAGCCTTAAGAGTTGCtccaatttgaaataatttctcatTTGAAGTCTAGTAACAATTGCTTCTTAAATCATACCTACAAATCTCAACCAAAAGATTTTGGTACTCATTTCTTAGGTCCTTCAAGGTTAGTGAGCAGAGACTTTTGGACCCATTTCTAATTAGTTCCAACGTTACTAGCATTGATTTTTGACGAATAACAAGTATTGAATTTATGACCGATTTTACCACAAGAATAACAAATCACATTAGgtaataatttctttttaacacAAAGATTCAAGAAATACTTTCTAAtgcatttttcaattta
This window contains:
- the LOC120087480 gene encoding 60S ribosomal protein L37a produces the protein MTKRTKKAGIVGKYGTRYGASLRKQIKKMEVSQHSKYFCEFCGKYAVKRKAVGIWGCKDCGKVKAGGAYTLNTASAVTVRSTIRRLREQTES